Proteins from a genomic interval of Dryobates pubescens isolate bDryPub1 chromosome 7, bDryPub1.pri, whole genome shotgun sequence:
- the RGPD4 gene encoding ranBP2-like and GRIP domain-containing protein 4 isoform X2: MMRRTKPEVERYVASVQAAASSPREKSMKGFLFAKLYFEIKEYELAKRYISTYLNVQERDPKAHRFLGQIYEAEDNIEKAFGCYKRSVELNPTQKDLVLKIAELLCNNDVTDGRAKYWVERAAKLFPGSPAVYRLKEQLLDCKGEDGRNQLFDLIQAELYARPDDVYINIRLVALYRSNNRLKDAVLHCQEAEKKIPLQSSLEWCSCVVETLEEYLESLQDLESDKNNWRAIRKDYLLAYSSFVKMTLASRDVQECRETLESFDRVLQSVKPYVNGADELSRTFVEMKGQLYMHAGTLLLKMAQHNEAQWRAVCELAALCYLISFQVPKPKSKLIKGDQTGQDMLEVLACDRKSQSGHMLLNLSHGKQDFFKEIVESFANQSGLFTLFDSLFESGASRERSFIGTDDIGNTSTQAPVQVELHKYDIGAVRMHNGSLQHLVWLGLRWNSMSVLPPIRKWLKQLFHLPQETSRLETDAPESICLLDLEVFLLAVVFTSNLQLQEKFNSQYSAHQPQFLPLPVCKQLFTEKQRSWWDAARALIQRKTTPGTAAKLRLTVQHGISILRTLDKHGLQPALIIHWAKSLQKTGISLNSFYDQKEYIGRSVYYWKKVLPMLETIKKRRSIPEPTDPLFKHFHSVDIQVFQVAAYEEEARIAFAMLDAVDGKTDDALLAFEAINNVVSYWNLAMIFQRKAEDVESDAMPEEQEQRKTYLLKSKHYLMRIIEENSSDVSVTEKLPVSIETVREMLDTVIQELGENDEEGSPAFRNGLSSAADSEVKHSTPSPTKFSLSPNKSYKFSPKAPRWAEDHRSILQMICEQVEALKHEMQEMKHNNSNLNTSSHRWPAESYGTDTMPEGYQRPQNLHEAPLTVATTGPSVYYSQSPAYNSQYLLRTAAANVTPTKAPVYGMNRLTPQQHIYAYQQPMHTPPLQNTSCMFSQEMYCAPLRFDSSATGIISPRGGDDYYNYSIPQASTNPQLPEPGYFTKPSVAPPTLKPVESSKVIEFPKSKLVQPGAAEGSKPPLPTPAQPSQPTTFKFNTNFKSNDGDFTFSSLKVAPQPPNAPFNSSESLLGLLASDKPLQDDRYVEHTPVSDHTNGQRNVFNFGNKHAPGISFRESMPQNAHKNLGFEKSDMFSIQESSKSVCMTSNSDLANRSLETEGGSTHGGDDDDDGPHFDPVVPLPDKIEVKTGEEDEEEFFCNRAKLFRFDAESKEWKERGIGNVKILKHKVSGKFRLLMRRDQVLKICANHYINTDMKLTPNAGSDRSFVWHALDYADELPKPEQLAIRFKTPEEAMLFKSKFEEAQSILKNLGSNVDTSVTQTTGTAREKTNQDIKEPSRSVSGMPNFVFPFPKEGVSSEADSKGSLPATSTVSGPTTFSFGKETLQTYSSDDFGQHLMKKDQWMCKVCLVPNEATAKNCVSCKNPNPDTSRDSAVDFKASGNTAQDKFMSAFSKKEGQWDCDVCSVRNEPTASKCVACQNPNKTSTAVSGQERSFTFSQSSAPKAQNDLAAAFAKKEGQWDCDVCSVRNEPTASKCVACQNPNKTSTAVSGQERSFTFSQSSAPKAQNDLAAAFAKKEGQWDCSVCLVRNEAKDVNCCSCQSPNSQSQPNVSIPAAQASPAPRFGSTVDASKPQKNGFEGLFSKKEGQWDCTTCFVRNEGSSLSCVACQTPNPSGKPTGDASSTSFGLKSKLSEPVGGQSGTGFKCDFLEKSFKFGHTEQGKTPSFTFQIPSDTEAKSTKEGFSFSMPVPADGFKFGIQESSKNTSKKDEPSKECTTGFLKSIDEKDTKELPSNSGIKLQFQETASKEKGDFVLGQNSNTFTFADLAKSTPKEGFQFGKKDPNFKGFLGKGEKLFSSQNSETDHKANTSADGEKDDDVYKTEDSDDIHFEPIVQMPEKVEPFTGEEDEKVLYSQRVKLFRFDPETSQWKERGVGNLKILKNEVNGKVRILMRREQVLKVCANHWITTTMNLKQLSGSDKAWMWMASDYSDGDAKLEHLAAKFKTPEQAEEFKQRFEECQRLLLDIPLQTPHKLVDTGRTAQLIQKAEEMKSGLKDLKTFLTDDKTKLSEEENANGVCASSTSDLVIKPHADSTGPTLEWDNYDLREEALDDSVSSSVYASPLASSPVRKNLFRFGDSTTGFSFSFKSALSPSKSPAKQNQSRTSVGTDEDSDVTQEEERDGQYFEPVVPLPDLVEVTSGEENEQVVFSHRAKLYRYDKDANQWKERGIGDIKILQNYDNKQVRIVMRRDQVLKLCANHRITPDMNIQQMKGSDRAWVWTACDFADGERKVELLAVRFKLQDVADSFKQIFDEAKHAQERETLITPLSSRANTPKESPCGKNAVAVLEETTRERTDLSHGDDTSDVTVEVTEVSSTSETPTKTVVSPPKFVFGSESVKSIFSNEKSKTFTFGNNSATSSLFGFSFNPPRKTEHHSPMSPNKAQKEQEVSEQPKGFSAPQKPLDSKVDNLPTSTQDGASNFSFRILDKAEKTTSEDCLPSDEVSIVYELTPTPEQRALAGFLKLPSTFFCYKNKPGYVSDEDDDEDYETAVRKLNGRLYPSDSEKKKKSQDPVKGKNEFNNEREHPTTSEKKAAPEDGVKAETLQVPSTSPHSVSSDSEDNSPEDFQREAEVQETEENEVTSSTDLVCSSKEVPTPASEVTVLDQSATNNEEPHSTTETVHVSRSDEKPVDLSTKRSDLESSESTQENRVISFGFSNTAGLSFADLASKNTGDFAFGSKDKNFKWANTGAAVFGETARKADEDEGGSDDEVVHSDDIHFEPIVSLPEVEVKSGEEDEEILFKERAKLYRWDRGAVQWKERGVGEIKILFHTQKKYYRILMRRDQVFKVCANHIITKEMNLVPSDTSNNAFIWTATDYADYEGKVEQLAVRFKSQEMANSFKKRFEECQKSLSELQKGHLSLAAGLSKDTNPIVYFEVSANDEPLGLITMELFSNIVPRTAENFRALCTGERGFGYKNSIFHRIVTGFVCQGGDITNHDGTGGRSVYGESFEDENFEVKHTGPGLLSMANRGRDTNNSQFFITLKKAEHLDFKHVVFGFVKDGMDVVKKIESFGSSKGQVNGRIVITDCGQI, translated from the exons AACTGGAGAGCTATCAGGAAAGATTATCTGCTGGCCTATTCCAGCTTTGTCAAAATGACACTTGCTTCTAGAGATGTTCAGGAATGCAGAGAGACACTTGAAAG TTTTGATCGTGTGCTTCAGTCAGTGAAACCGTATGTGAATGGGGCTGATGAGTTGTCTCGGACCTTTGTGGAAATGAAAGGACAGCTATACATGCATGCTGGAACTTTGCTGCTGAAAATGGCCCAGCACAATGAGGCACAGTGGAGAGCTGTGTGTGAACTAGCAGCATTGTGTTATCTGATAAGCTTCCAG GTTCCTAAACCAAAGTCAAAGCTAATAAAGGGGGATCAAACTGGACAAGATATGCTAGAAGTGTTGGCCTGTGATCGAAAAAGCCAGTctg gtCATATGCTGCTGAACTTAAGCCATGGCAAGCAGGACTTCTTTAAAGAGATTGTGGAATCATTTGCAAATCAGAGTGGTTTATTTACGTTGTTTGATAGCCTATTTGAGAGTGGAGCTTCTAGAGAGAGATCTTTTATTGGCACGGATGACATTGGAAATACCAGTACTCAAGCCCCAGTGCAAGTGGAACTTCATAAATATGATATTG GTGCTGTTCGTATGCACAATGGCAGTCTCCAGCACCTTGTGTGGCTTGGCTTGCGCTGGAACTCGATGTCAGTTTTACCCCCCATACGCAAATGGTTAAAACAGCTTTTTCACCTGCCCCAAGAAACATCAAGACTTGAGACAGATGCTCCTGAATCCATTTGTCTATTGGACCTTGAA gtgTTCCTGCTTGCAGTGGTATTCACTAGCAACTTACAGTTACAAGAGAAGTTTAATTCTCAATACAGTGCACATCAGCCTCAATTCTTACCATTGCCAGTGTGCAAACAGCTCTTTACTGAAAAGCAAAGATCCTGGTGGGATGCTGCTCGTGCTCTTATTCAGAGAAAAACAAC AccaggaacagcagcaaaactgagACTTACTGTACAGCATGGAATAAGTATTCTGCGAACACTAGACAAGCATGGCCTTCAACCTGCCTTAATTATTCACTGGGCAAAAAGTCTGCAAAAAACA GGCATTAGCCTTAACTCTTTCTATGACCAGAAGGAATACATTGGACGAAGTGTCTACTACTGGAAGAAAGTTTTGCCTATGCTGGAAACTATCAAAAAGAGGAGGAGTATTCCTGAACCTACTGATCCACTCTTCAAACACTTCCACAGTGTAGACATTCAG GTGTTTCAGGTTGCAGCATATGAAGAGGAGGCACGTATTGCATTTGCAATGTTGGATGCAGTTGATGGCAAAACCGATGATGCTTTGTTAGCATTTGAAGCTATTAATAATGTGGTTTCGTACTGGAATCTTGCCATG ATCTTCCAAAGGAAGGCAGAAGACGTTGAAAGTGATGCCATGCCAGAAGAACAAGAACAGCGCAAAACCTACCTTCTTAAAAGCAAGCATTATTTAATGCGGATCATTGAGGAAAACTCCTCAGATGTGTCAGTAACTGAGAAA CTGCCAGTGTCTATTGAAACTGTGAGGGAAATGCTAGATACAGTGATTCAGGAACTTGGTGAGAATGATGAAGAGGGAAGTCCTGCCTTCAGAAATGGTCTCTCAAGTGCTGCTGATTCAGAGGTGAAACATTCTACTCCATCACCAACTAAGTTCTCTCTTTCACCAAATAAGAGTTACAAG tTTTCTCCTAAAGCTCCTCGGTGGGCAGAAGATCACAGATCTATACTTCAGATGATCTGTGAGCAAGTGGAAGCTTTAAAG CATGAAATGCAAGAAATGAAACATAATAATTCCAACTTAAACACTTCATCTCATCGGTGGCCTGCTGAAAGCTATGGAACAGATACAATGCCAGAGGGTTATCAGAGACCACAAAATCTTCATGAAGCTCCATTAACAG TTGCTACCACTGGCCCATCTGTTTACTATAGCCAGTCACCTGCCTATAACTCTCAGTATCTTCTTAGAACTGCTGCGGCCAATGTAACACCAACAAAG gCTCCTGTCTATGGCATGAACCGACTTACACCTCAGCAGCACATATATGCTTATCAACAACCGATGCATACACCACCTCTGCAAAACACTTCTTGTATGTTTTCCCAGGAGATGTATTGTGCACCTCTACGTTTTGATTCTTCTGCCACTGGAATAATTTCTCCTCGTGGGGGTGATGATTATTACAATTACAGCATTCCACAGGCGAGCACAAATCCACAGTTGCCTGAACCAGGATATTTCACAAAGCCTTCAGTCGCACCACCAACTTTAAAGCCTGTGGAATCATCTAAAGTGATAGAATTTCCAAAATCTAAACTTGTAcaaccaggagcagcagaaggatCAAAACCACCTCTGCCAACACCAGCACAGCCAAGTCAGCCAACAACTTTTAAATTCAACACTAATTTCAAGTCTAATGATGGAGACTTTACCTTTTCTTCACTTAAGGTTGCACCGCAGCCTCCTAATGCACCTTTTAATAGCAGTGAAAGCCTCTTGGGTCTTCTGGCATCAGATAAGCCTTTACAGGATGATAGATACGTTGAACATACGCCAGTTAGTGATCATACAAATGGCCAGAGAAATGTCTTCAATTTTGGCAATAAGCATGCTCCAGGCATCTCTTTTAGGGAAAGCATGCCACAAAATGCGCATAAAAACCTGGGGTTTGAGAAGAGTGATATGTTTAGCATCCAAGAATCAAGCAAGTCTGTATGTATGACTTCAAATTCTGATTTGGCCAATAGAAGTCTTGAAACAGAGGGAGGAAGCACCCATGGtggagatgatgatgatgatggtccTCATTTTGATCCTGTGGTGCCACTCCCTGACAAGATTGAAGTGAAGACAggtgaggaagatgaggaagaattctTCTGCAACAGAGCCAAGCTCTTCCGTTTTGATGCAGAATCTAAAGAATGGAAAGAAAGGGGTATTGGAAATGTAAAAATACTGAAGCATAAAGTGTCTGGCAAGTTTCGTCTCTTAATGAGACGAGACCAAGTGCTGAAAATCTGTGCAAATCACTACATAAATACTGACATGAAATTAACTCCAAATGCTGGATCAGATAGGTCATTTGTATGGCATGCCTTAGATTATGCAGATGAGTTGCCAAAACCAGAACAGCTTGCAATTAGATTTAAAACACCTGAAGAAGCAATGCTTTTCAAAAGTAAGTTTGAGGAGGCACAGAGTATTTTGAAAAACTTAGGATCAAATGTTGACACATCTGTGACTCAGACTACTGGGActgcaagggaaaaaacaaatcagGACATCAAGGAGCCTAGCAGATCTGTTTCTGGGATGCCAAACTTTGTCTTTCCATTCCCAAAAGAAGGGGTGAGCAGTGAAGCTGATAGCAAAGGTAGCCTTCCAGCTACATCAACTGTGTCTGGCCCTACCACTTTTTCATTTGGAAAGGAAACTCTTCAAACCTATTCTTCTGATGACTTTGGGCAGCATCTTATGAAGAAGGATCAATGGATGTGTAAAGTGTGCTTAGTTCCAAATGAAGCAACTGCAAAGAATTGTGTATCATGTAAAAATCCAAATCCAGACACATCCAGAGACTCAGCTGTAGATTTCAAAGCCAGTGGTAACACTGCACAGGACAAGTTTATGTCTGCTTTTTCTAAAAAAGAAGGTCAGTGGGACTGTGATGTTTGCTCAGTAAGAAATGAACCCACTGCTTCCAAGTGTGTTGCCTGCCAGAATCCAAACAAAACTAGTACAGCAGTATCTGGTCAAGAGAGATCCTTTACATTCAGCCAGTCAAGTGCTCCAAAGGCTCAAAATGATTTGGCAGCTGCTTTTGCTAAAAAAGAAGGTCAGTGGGACTGTGATGTTTGCTCAGTAAGAAATGAACCCACTGCTTCCAAGTGTGTTGCCTGCCAGAATCCAAACAAAACTAGTACAGCAGTATCTGGTCAAGAGAGATCCTTTACATTCAGCCAGTCAAGTGCTCCAAAGGCTCAAAATGATTTGGCAGCTGCTTTTGCTAAAAAAGAAGGTCAGTGGGACTGCTCTGTATGCCTAGTCCGAAATGAAGCGAAAGATGTGAACTGTTGTTCTTGTCAGAGTCCTAACTCTCAAAGTCAACCAAATGTGTCTatacctgctgctcaggcatCTCCTGCTCCCAGGTTTGGTTCCACTGTTGATGCAAGTAAGCCACAGAAAAATGGATTTGAAGGGCTTTTTAGTAAAAAGGAAGGGCAGTGGGATTGTACTACTTGTTTTGTGAGGAATGAAGGTTCTTCACTATCCTGTGTAGCCTGCCAAACACCAAATCCATCCGGTAAACCTACTGGtgatgcttcatcaacttcctTTGGCTTGAAAAGCAAGTTATCTGAACCTGTTGGAGGACAGTCAGGGACAGGCTTTAAGTGTGATTtcttggaaaagagctttaaattTGGTCATACTGAGCAAGGCAAGACGCCATCATTTACGTTTCAGATTCCTTCTGATACTGAAGCTAAATCTACAAAAGAAGGGTTTAGCTTTTCAATGCCGGTGCCTGCAGATGGATTTAAATTTGGGATACAGGAGTCTAGTAAAAATACTTCTAAGAAAGATGAGCCATCCAAAGAGTGTACAACTGGCTTCTTAAAAAGCATTGATGAAAAAGACACAAAGGAACTGCCTTCCAACAGTGGGATTAAATTGCAATTTCAAGAAACAGCAAGCAAGGAGAAAGGTGACTTTGTTTTGGGGCAGAATAGCAACACTTTTACATTTGCTGACCTTGCAAAAAGTACTCCTAAGGAAGGCTTCCAGTTTGGCAAGAAAGACCCTAACTTCAAAGGATTTTTGGGTAAAGGTGAAAAGctgttttcttcacagaattCTGAAACGGATCACAAAGCAAACACATCTGCTGATGGTGAGAAGGATGATGATGTCTATAAGACAGAGGACAGTGATGATATCCATTTTGAACCTATAGTTCAGATGCCTGAAAAAGTAGAACCATTTACGGGGGAGGAAGATGAGAAAGTGCTATACTCCCAAAGAGTAAAACTATTCAGGTTTGATCCAGAAACAAGCCAGTGGAAAGAACGTGGGGTGGGCAACCTTAAGATTCTTAAAAATGAAGTTAATGGTAAAGTAAGAATATTAATGCGGCGTGAGCAGGTACTGAAGGTGTGTGCAAATCACTGGATAACAACAACAATGAACTTGAAACAGCTGTCTGGCTCAGACAAAGCATGGATGTGGATGGCCAGTGACTACTCTGATGGTGATGCAAAGTTGGAGCATCTGGCAGCAAAATTCAagacaccagagcaggctgaggagttCAAGCAGAGGTTTGAAGAATGTCAGAGGCTACTCCTAGATATACCACTGCAGACACCCCATAAGCTTGTTGATACAGGTAGGACAGCTCAACTTatacagaaagcagaagagatgAAGAGTGGCTTAAAAGATCTCAAAACATTTCTGACAGATGACAAAACTAAACTGTCAGAAGAGGAAAATGCGAACGGCGTTTGTGCCAGCAGTACCTCTGATCTGGTTATAAAACCACATGCTGACAGTACTGGGCCTACTCTTGAATGGGATAATTATGACTTGCGTGAAGAAGCACTGGATGATAGTGTAAGTAGTTCTGTATATGCATCACCTCTTGCAAGCAGCCCTGTAAGGAAAAACCTGTTTAGATTTGGAGATTCTACTACAGGCTTTAGTTTCAGTTTTAAATCTGCCTTGAGCCCATCCAAATCTCCTGCTAAACAGAACCAGAGTAGAACATCAGTAGGCACAGATGAAGACTCTGATGTTActcaagaggaagagagagatggGCAGTATTTTGAACCTGTGGTACCTCTGCCTGATCTTGTGGAAGTGACCAGTGGTGAGGAGAATGAACAAGTTGTGTTCAGTCACAGAGCTAAACTCTACAGATATGACAAAGATGCAAATCAGTGGAAAGAGAGAGGTATTGGGGATATTAAGATATTGCAGAACTATGACAACAAACAAGTGCGTATAGTAATGAGAAGGGACCAGGTACTGAAACTCTGTGCCAATCACAGAATAACACCAGATATGAATATACAACAAATGAAAGGATCTGACAGAGCATGGGTGTGGACTGCATGTGACTTTGCAGATGGGGAAAGGAAAGTAGAACTTCTGGCTGTTCGATTCAAACTGCAAGATGTTGCAGACTCATTTAAGCAAATTTTTGATGAAGCAAAGCATGcccaagagagagagacatTGATCACACCTCTTTCTTCTCGAGCCAATACACCAAAGGAATCTCCATGTGGCAAAAATGCTGTAGCTGTCCTAGAAGAAACTACTAGAGAAAGAACTGACCTCAGCCATGGTGATGATACTTCTGATGTAACTGTAGAGGTCACAGAGGTGTCAAGCACTTCtgaaacaccaacaaaaacagTGGTTTCTCCTCCAAAATTTGTATTTGGATCTGAATCCGTCAAGAGCATTTTCAGTAATGAAAAGTCAAAGACATTCACCTTTGGAAATAATTCAGCCACTAGTTCTCTCTTTGGCTTCAGTTTTAATCCTCCAAGAAAGACTGAACACCATAGTCCAATGTCTCCGAACAAAGCACAGAAAGAACAAGAAGTTTCTGAACAACCAAAAGGTTTTAGTGCACCTCAGAAGCCTCTAGACAGCAAGGTAGACAACTTGCCTACTTCAACACAAGATGGAGCCTCAAACTTCTCATTTAGAATTCTGGATAAAG CTGAGAAGACAACATCAGAAGATTGTCTTCCATCTGATGAAGTCTCAATAGTTTATGAGTTAACACCTACCCCTGAACAGAGAGCTCTTGCTGGCTTTCTCAAGCTACCTTCAACATTCTTCTGTTACAAGAATAAGCCTGGATACGTGAGTGATGAGGATGATG ATGAAGACTATGAAACAGCTGTGAGGAAACTTAACGGAAGACTGTATCCCAGTGATTccgaaaagaaaaagaagtcgCAAGATCCTGTAAAAG GGAAAAATGAATTCAACAATGAAAGAGAACATCCTACTacttcagaaaagaaagcagctcctgaggaTGGAGTTAAAGCAGAAACTCTGCAGGTTCCTTCTACATCTCCCCATAGTGTCAGCAGTGACAGTGAGGACAACAGTCCAGAAGACTTTCAGAGAGAAGCTGAAGTTCAAGAAACAGAA GAGAATGAGGTTACAAGCTCAACCGACTTAGTCTGTTCCAGTAAAGAAGTACCTACTCCAGCCAGTGAGGTGACAGTACTTGACCAGTCAGCTACCAACAATGAAGAACCACATTCCACCACAGAAACTGTGCATGTATCAAGATCTGATGAAAAACCTGTGGATTTGTCAACGAAGAGAAGTGATTTGGAGAGTTCAGAGTCAACACAAG AAAACAGAGTCATCTCGTTCGGTTTCAGCAATACTGCAGGCTTGTCATTTGCAGATCTGGCTTCCAAAAACACTGGAGATTTTGCTTTTGGCTCAAAAG ATAAAAACTTCAAGTGGGCAAATACAGGAGCAGCTGTGTTTGGAGAGACAGCCCGTAAAGCAGACGAAGATGAAGGTGGCAGCGATGATGAGGTGGTACATAGTGATGATATCCACTTTGAGCCAATTGTGTCCTTACCAGAG GTGGAGGTAAAATCTggagaagaagatgaagaaattCTCTTCAAAGAGAGGGCAAAACTTTACAGATGGGACAGGGGTGCTGTTCAGTGGAAGGAGCGTGGTGTTGGAGAGATAAAGATCCTCTTCCATACACAGAAGAAATACTACAGAATCCtgatgagaagagaccaagtttTTAAAGTCTGTGCAAACCACATCATTACCAAAGAAATGAACTTAGTGCCCTCTGATACATCAAACAATGCTTTTATTTGGACAGCCACAGATtatgctg ATTATGAAGGAAAAGTTGAACAACTTGCAGTCAGATTCAAAAGCCAAGAAATGGCTAATTCTTTCAAGAAGAGGTTTGAAGAATGCCAGAAAAGCTTGTCAGAACTACAGAAGGGACATTTATCTCTGGCAGCAGGACTGTCAAAGGACACCAATCCTATTGTGTATTTTGAAGTTTCTGCTAATGATGAACCGCTAGGACTCATAACCATGGAGCTATTTTCAAATATTGTCCCTCGAACTGCTGAAAATTTCAGAGCCCTGTGCACAGGAGAGAGAGGATTTGGATATAAGAACTCCATCTTTCACAGAATAGTCACAGGCTTTGTGTGTCAG ggagGTGATATAACTAACCATGATGGAACAGGAGGGCGGTCAGTTTATGGAGAATCATTTGAAGATGAGAACTTTGAAGTGAAACACACTGGCCCTGGGTTGTTGTCAATGGCAAATAGGGGCAGGGATACAAATAACTCTCAGTTCTTCATAACACTTAAAAAAGCAGAACACTTGGACTTCAAGCATGTGGTATTTGGGTTTGTGAAAGATGGAATGGATGTTGTGAAAAAGATTGAATCCTTTGGTTCTTCTAAAGGGCAAGTAAATGGAAGAATTGTCATTACAGACTGTGGGCAAATATAG